Below is a window of Syngnathus typhle isolate RoL2023-S1 ecotype Sweden linkage group LG12, RoL_Styp_1.0, whole genome shotgun sequence DNA.
CTCAGAAGCTCACCTCATCCAAAAGCTTCCTCTTACTTATCCAATCAGGCATCTCTGAGCAGCTCCATGGATTCCCTCAAAGCCGAGCTCAACACGGCGATGCAGTGTGACAGGGAAGCTGAGGACGAAGTCAAAAATCTTAAGGTGAGAAGACAACACTTAATATGGCAGGTTCTCGTGACCTTCCTGTAGatacaaaaacatttgtcagaaaaataaaatgtgtttcctcccacaacggcgcaaacgccccTATCACAAGAAACAAAACTCTCTCCATGCACACACATAAACGTGTTTTGAGCTAAACTTGCACTGGGCATAAAAATAGCTTTGACaccagtcctggaacttttgtGTCACCGTATATGACCCACCAGGAACACACGGCTGACCTGAAGCAGCGCATCGAGGCTCAGTTCAGCGACCTGCACCAGTTCCTCTACCAGGAGGAGAAGATGCTACAGGTGAAGCTAAAGACGGAGGAGCGCCGCGAGCTGATCCGTCTGGACGAGCACAAAGCTCTTTTGTGCGTGGAGATCTCCCGTCTGCATGGAGCCCTCCAAGAGATCGAAGACAAGCTGAGGGAGCAGGACCCCTTCATTCTACTACGGGTAAAGTCAAACGGAATTCCCCATGTCGGGTAGTTTGTATTGAGTCAGCTTCTGGAGGTGATTATGAAGGGAAAATGCTGAGGTTTTCATTCTGAAGCAGAGTAGACATAAAAACATTTGACTGAACTGAGCTGGGTGGGACTGTTTGGCTTTTCCTGTCAAGTCTGCGCACGACCTGAAGGAAGCCAAACGCTACATTTCAAGGGTCGAGCAGTTCCCGCTTCCCGATAACAAAAGAGTCCCTGCTGGACAGGATGTAGGCCAATGAGCTCACTCGTTGATCGGGAGGATAAGGAGTTCAGTTCAGCCACCGGTCCAGTTGATGTCCACGGACAGGGGGTGTGGGGAAATCCCGCCAGCTCCTACCGGGTGGGCAGACGTTGATgtcatgtggaaaaaaaaacttctctcATGTCAGATACAACAAACTTAATCACCACTCTTCCCTCCTTCTCTTTCATTTCAGAGCATCAAAATGTTGCTGCAGAGGTGAGGAGTGTGAGAAAACGCATGTGAGCTCTGTCGGGGATTTGTTTTCATTACGTCTCTTTGGTTTTGTTGGCAGACCTTCGCTCAAGTTCGAGAAGCCAGCTTTTACACCTCCCAGTCTGTGCGAAGGCCGATTCGCGGGGCCCCTGCAGTACAGAGTGTGGAAATCCATGAAAGGAAACATTTACCCGGGTACTGACAAAATAATTGATCATTTAAACtatcggtgtcaaactcaaggcccgggggccagacacGGCCCACCACATTATTTTGTGGTCCGCAAAGACAAATGACTTTACGTGCTAatactatgactacaatgcggcccgtgacaaaaatgagtttgacacccctgattcaATGGAATTAAAAACAACCCCCATGTTGTACTTTCAGTGCCCGCGGCCATCACATTCAACTCCAGCACGGCCAACCCTTGGCTCAGTCTCAGCTCGTCACTGACCTGCGTTCGCTACCAGACCTTTAACCACGCCGTGGAGGACAACCCGCACAGGTTCAACGCCGCCCTGTCGCTGCTCGCCAGCCAAGGTTTCACCCACGGCCGACACTACTGGGAGATTGAAGTCTACAGCAGCACCGTGTGGACCGTTGGCGTGGCCCGGGAGTCTGTGCCCAGAAAAGGAGTCATCAAAGCTCTCCCGGCTAACGGTTTTTGGACCCTCTCACTCTCTTATGGTATACAGTACATGGCGGGTACGACCCCGCCGACTGTTTTGTCCCTGGAGGAGCCGTTGGCAAGGATCGGGGTGTACCTGGACTACAAAAGAGGTCTGGTGTCCTTTTACAATGCAGAAACCATGACGCATTTGTATACCTTCAGGGAGATGTTCAGTGAGACACTCTTTCCTTACTTCAACTTGGGATTTTTGGATAAAGTGCATGAGAATGAGCCTCTTAAAGTTTTCTTGCCAAAGATTTAAAATGACTGtgaattttttgtttcttttgtacAGAATGTGACACTCAAGTAGATTTAGGATGATTTTTAAAGACTGTAGACGGGATCTACGGACACTTGTGTATTTGTAATACATCTAATAAAGATTTTAATCTCCCAATGTAAGttcattattttattgatgGAGCTATATAGTATGTTTCAGCACTCAGAGCATATATAAAAAATCTATATGTTAACAAAGACAGTTTGACATTTTGgctaatttattattatattaaggACATCAACTCTCACATTTCCCATCAGTAGCTACATCATACAGTGTTCAGATTTGAAGGTTTAGACAAAATTAGAACCTGGAATAAAGTAAACAAAGTGTTTTTAAAGCTTGTGCATCTCAATAAATTAGAATATggtggaaaactttatttaagtTGATTTGTGCagttcaatttaaaatgttaaTCGAGTATTTCATGGTATTATTATCacctatatttattattattacatttgaTCACAGCTGTGGAAAATCTGAAATTCAGCATAAAAAAATtaggacattaaaaaaaacaatcaaaatattTAATGTTATTTTAATTGACCTCATCCAACCTAGTTTCACTTTAACGACGTAAATGAACTTTTCTACCAATTTATTGAGATGCATCTAAATATTTTGATTGGCATCTCTATACAAGTAAAAAGCTTGCATTTTATTTGCACAATGAAGATTGAATTTTAGTGCATCTCAAGTAACGCAATTGTGGGTCCCACTTCCCACAAATTCTATGTGCAAAAACACCAAACACAACTCGAGTGCAATAACCACAAGTGATCATGTGACCTCACATACAAAGTGACACAGTagaggaataaaatagaataaatctGCATTTTAAATCCTTACCAGGCAAAACCCCCAAATGAGTCCTTCGTGTTGATCCAAAGTAAGTAAATATGTAATTTGTCTGCTTGGCTTGACTCTAACAGATGCGTGTGTGGTACATTGGTGGCTTAGTGGTAAGATTCCACGCTGGAATGGGTGTGGCAGACAAACTGGTTGCCTTTAAGTCTGGGATTCGAGGTTTTTGAGGGTCACTTGCTCACATGTAGAGTGTCCTGGAATTTTGTGCTGGTGTAGTGCAGGTGAAAACCTTTTTTACCGATGCTGTCATCTGAGTGAAATTTTATCACCAAGGCATCTCCAGCCGAGTAGATTTCCTCTGGAGCctgtggagggaaaaaaaaatgagatgaGTTTTTACACAGTGTCTATTCTCAGGCAAATGTTGTTTACAAAGTTGAAGTTTACCCCGGATCCACAAAATTGCCCCAGTCTCGGGGATTTGATGTCAGCGCCGTCGTAGAGCTCGACATAATCGTACCCGCAGTCGGGCTCCTCCTCGATTTCAAAAACTTGAAAGAGAAGCTCCACTCCGTAACCTTTCTCAGCAGAGATGACCCACAAACAGTCAGAGCCTCCGGGATAATTGGTGTCTCCAAACTGTGCGTGAGAGTACAAATCTTTGGTCTTGACTTCAGCGTTAAGGCTTCCTCCGCATTCTGAAGCAACCGCAAAATTagagggtgaaaaaaaaagccttgttaaaaaaaactttgcaaACAGAAAAGATTTCCTATCACCTGCTGTGTATGAGGCCTGAAATCCTCTCTTCTGCACAGAGTTGTCCGAGAAGAAACGTAAGAACATTGTGTTGTCACCGGAGATGACAGGAGACGGTTTCTTGGTACCGCAGATGCGACTTAGTCTCGGGGCACGGGTATCGGTACCATCGAAAATTTCCAAATGGTCGTAAGCGCACTCCAGATGAGCCTCCATGTCAATCTCATTGAAGGTCTGAGTTTTTTACGAGGAGAATGAAAATATAAATCACAGCATGGTGAGAAAATGTTATTAATAATTTTTCCCTTACAAGTTTAATCCGATGACCTGGAGTGGTGGACAGAGTCCAGGTACAGGCCTTCTTGCTGGGATACTTATCAGGCCAATTGGGGCTACTGATTGTGCCTGATGCGCCGTTCACCACGAGATCACAACCCGCTGGAAAAAGACAAGACGacatttcacaacaacacaatgcaCTGCGTCATTTGGCGGCCGCATTATTTCCTCTTCTCCTATACTTAGCAGCATTTTGCGTTTGCCAGATGTCAAaggaaatgtgtgttttttgtggTTGTTTTGCATCATACCCTCAAAATTTTACAATAGAAAATGGCGAGGTCATGCCAGTTCATCATAAAGGGGACATACGGGGTTATGGAAAATGTGCCGTTTTTATATCATTTTAAGGGAAAACATATATTGTGTGAAAAATGTTGCTTTCACCTTCCTTGCAGTCATGCCGGTTGTCGTGTAGCATGTAGCCGCTGCGGCACTGGCATCTGTAACTTCCCATGATGTTCACACATTCATGCTGGCAACCGCCATTTTCTTCCGAGCATTCATCCATATctgcaaaaacagtattatgatcagtaaaatgaaaaatattttgtgtatCCATCAAACTGGTCACTGCACCGGAGAAAAAGTGAGCCTTGAATCCTTTCTTGGAGACGGTGTTGTCAGACTTGAACTCGACCCTCATGTTGTTGTTCAGCGAGGTGATGGCTTCTGGTTTCTCCGCCCCGCAGAACTTCCCGTGAAGCTTTGAGTCTGCGCTGGCGCCGCTGCGGACCTCCACGTAATCGTATTTACACACCTGATGATGGGAaatttaatttgtgttttttttaacacatagTGTAATATTCTCTTCCAAACTTACATCGTTGCCTTCGGCCTCAAAGGCGTCAAACACTAGCGTGATGCGGTACTGGATGGGTGCCACTAGCTGCCACACACAGTTTTTGTTGGGCGGGTATTCCTTCGGCCACCCGGGGCTGGTGATGGAGCCGTTCATTTGAGTGATGAAGGCGCCGCAGGCTGCTGCTGATGGAAGGAAATGTTACTTtaacattgttgttgtttgctaaaaaaatcacattaaatGAAACCGCTAATACTTGAATATTGACGTTGTTGAGTTTATCTGGTGCAGAAAAAAGGGATAGTGAGTTTCAAACAAAATCATTACACAAAATGGCTGAGAAAGGACAAGGTTAAGATTAGGACATAGAAATAGTTCCCTCTTGTGGTGAATGGCACAGATTCTAACCCAACAATAGAAAACTTCCTGGATTTGAGTGTAAATCTGGCCAAGGGCTAagtactattattattttgttaatgGCTACATGTCTATCAAATCCCAAAAAGAGATTTTGAAAAGAGACCTgcgttggccgggaatcgaacccgggtcaactgcttggaaggcagctATGCTAACCACTATACCACCAACGCTGTGTGACAGCTAATTCTACTTTACTTGGAGCTCTCTTACTTAAACCTGCAGAGCAAGTAAAGGATTAACAGCGCCATCTACTGTAAATAAcgctgcaaactctttatttacaaTCTCAGTGTCTGCTATTATTAGGAGTCGGGTGCTCACTCTCGCAACTTGACCTGTCAGTGGCCAGTTCATAACCAGGATCACAAGCGCATCTGTAGCTCCCCAAAGTGTTCAGACAGTGCTGCTCACAGCCGCCATTATCGGGTTGGGAACACTCGTCCATCTCTGAAAAGTGAAcagcagggatttttttttgggtcatttgtgTTACAAGGAAGGGGTGATCGGCACGCAAACCTTTAAAGAAACCGGCAGAGAACCCGGCTTTGTTAACCGAGACATCCGAGGCGAATTTGAGCCAGAGTCGGTTGGTGCTGCTTTTGATGTCGTCCGGTTTGTCGTAGCCGCAGAAGCGGCCGAGCAGCGGGCTGTGCGCCGAGTCGCCGTCCCTCACTTCCACATAGTCGTAGGCACAGCTGTCGTGACTCTCAAGCTCAACAAGAAGATTTGAAAATGAGACGCCGCATAACATACAGGTACATAAAGTTGGAGAACTGCGTGTTCTTTCTTGGAATTTACCTCAAACGACTGGAAGGAAAGACCCACTTCATAACCTTCTGCCACTCTGACtttccacacacacaatttgttgGAGTGGTACTCATCGGGATAATTGGGGGATTGAATCTGGCCGCTGTCCCGCTGCACCTCCCCGCCACACACGGCTGCACAGAAATcggcgggtaacatttcaactTTAAAGATGACGAGTGACTTAGCCGTACCTTCGTAGATGGCCGAGAAGCCTTTTCCCACCAAGCTACTACTGCTCCTAAATTCAACCCAAAGTCGACTGTCACTTGAGACGATGACATCTGGAACTGCGTCTCCACAGAAACGGCCTGACAGAGCAAATGAAGATGAGTCAAGAATCACAAATTTATCTTGAGTTTCATACCTTTCAGAGGAGCTTTTTCCCAGAAGCCGTCTCGAACCTCCACATAGTCATACCAGCACGAGTGACTCTTGAAAATATCCATGGAAGTAAAATTCAGAACAATCTAAAAGAAAAGGACAGACGGCTATAATACATATTTTGGACAGTAATGTCGCCCTCTTGTGGAAGTAAGAATAATTACACAGCCTATTTAATTCTGATGTGTAATCTgttaaaaaacaatattagaGCCATACATGACTGACACTTTATCAGGCACGTTTCACCTCCAATTATCTATTCTATTATAAATTTTATTACCTTCTCGCCCGGAGTGACAGAAATCCTCCACACACAATGAACATATGCAGAGTAGCCATTAGGGAAATCAGGGGAAGAAAAGTTTCCAGCACTCTCTTGGAAAGTCTCCCCACATCCTGTCATAAGCACATAACATTTGTATGAAAGTTGACAATtagatttaattttttatttaaaaaaaaaaaaaaaagtaga
It encodes the following:
- the LOC133163113 gene encoding bone morphogenetic protein 1-like isoform X2, which codes for MSSDNSLRVCHAADWDYADAKLQYVDDEIDYKDPCKAAAFLGDIALDEEELLMFKDAYKRESAASVKRSYRQHNNRRRRRRAATSRSERIWPDGIIPYVISGNFTGSQRAIFRQAMRHWEKHTCVTFTEMTTEESYIVFTYRPCGCCSYVGRRGGGPQAISIGKNCDKFGIVVHELGHVIGFWHEHTRPDRDEHVSINRDNIQQGQEYNFLKMEPGEVDSLGEVYDFGSVMHYAKNTFSRSMFLDTILPRYDVNGVQPTIGQRVKLSKGDIAQARKLYKCPRCGETFQESAGNFSSPDFPNGYSAYVHCVWRISVTPGEKIVLNFTSMDIFKSHSCWYDYVEVRDGFWEKAPLKGRFCGDAVPDVIVSSDSRLWVEFRSSSSLVGKGFSAIYEGTAKSLVIFKVEMLPADFCAAVCGGEVQRDSGQIQSPNYPDEYHSNKLCVWKVRVAEGYEVGLSFQSFELESHDSCAYDYVEVRDGDSAHSPLLGRFCGYDKPDDIKSSTNRLWLKFASDVSVNKAGFSAGFFKEMDECSQPDNGGCEQHCLNTLGSYRCACDPGYELATDRSSCETAACGAFITQMNGSITSPGWPKEYPPNKNCVWQLVAPIQYRITLVFDAFEAEGNDVCKYDYVEVRSGASADSKLHGKFCGAEKPEAITSLNNNMRVEFKSDNTVSKKGFKAHFFSDMDECSEENGGCQHECVNIMGSYRCQCRSGYMLHDNRHDCKEAGCDLVVNGASGTISSPNWPDKYPSKKACTWTLSTTPGHRIKLTFNEIDMEAHLECAYDHLEIFDGTDTRAPRLSRICGTKKPSPVISGDNTMFLRFFSDNSVQKRGFQASYTAECGGSLNAEVKTKDLYSHAQFGDTNYPGGSDCLWVISAEKGYGVELLFQVFEIEEEPDCGYDYVELYDGADIKSPRLGQFCGSGAPEEIYSAGDALVIKFHSDDSIGKKGFHLHYTSTKFQDTLHVSK
- the trim69 gene encoding E3 ubiquitin-protein ligase TRIM69 isoform X2 translates to MSKNQKEVKKIQSAYLQNVEKLNQGAKQERKSWKAKEGDFEKRQPPAITPVNKSSAHRISRDLTCSICLDLFKQPVSLPCDHTFCQGCIESYWTGPRGHCQGESGSCPQCRKVYPGRSYRPNRIVANIVESYCHGLEECDGGGGTRLAETEQAPAPAPRCSRHREELKLYCEEDQELVCLVCGISQEHRNHTMMCVQEAELKYRASLSSSMDSLKAELNTAMQCDREAEDEVKNLKEHTADLKQRIEAQFSDLHQFLYQEEKMLQVKLKTEERRELIRLDEHKALLCVEISRLHGALQEIEDKLREQDPFILLRSIKMLLQRPSLKFEKPAFTPPSLCEGRFAGPLQYRVWKSMKGNIYPVPAAITFNSSTANPWLSLSSSLTCVRYQTFNHAVEDNPHRFNAALSLLASQGFTHGRHYWEIEVYSSTVWTVGVARESVPRKGVIKALPANGFWTLSLSYGIQYMAGTTPPTVLSLEEPLARIGVYLDYKRGLVSFYNAETMTHLYTFREMFSETLFPYFNLGFLDKVHENEPLKVFLPKI
- the trim69 gene encoding E3 ubiquitin-protein ligase TRIM69 isoform X1; protein product: MSKNQKEVKKIQSAYLQNVEKLNQGAKQERKSWKAKEGDFEKRQPPAITPVNKSSAHRISRDLTCSICLDLFKQPVSLPCDHTFCQGCIESYWTGPRGHCQGESGSCPQCRKVYPGRSYRPNRIVANIVESYCHGLEECDGGGGTRLAETEQAPAPAPRCSRHREELKLYCEEDQELVCLVCGISQEHRNHTMMCVQEAELKYRHSDEFQMTAKASLSSSMDSLKAELNTAMQCDREAEDEVKNLKEHTADLKQRIEAQFSDLHQFLYQEEKMLQVKLKTEERRELIRLDEHKALLCVEISRLHGALQEIEDKLREQDPFILLRSIKMLLQRPSLKFEKPAFTPPSLCEGRFAGPLQYRVWKSMKGNIYPVPAAITFNSSTANPWLSLSSSLTCVRYQTFNHAVEDNPHRFNAALSLLASQGFTHGRHYWEIEVYSSTVWTVGVARESVPRKGVIKALPANGFWTLSLSYGIQYMAGTTPPTVLSLEEPLARIGVYLDYKRGLVSFYNAETMTHLYTFREMFSETLFPYFNLGFLDKVHENEPLKVFLPKI
- the LOC133163113 gene encoding bone morphogenetic protein 1-like isoform X4, whose protein sequence is MSSDNSLRVCHAADWDYADAKLQYVDDEIDYKDPCKAAAFLGDIALDEEELLMFKDAYKRESAASVKRSYRQHNNRRRRRRAATSRSERIWPDGIIPYVISGNFTGSQRAIFRQAMRHWEKHTCVTFTEMTTEESYIVFTYRPCGCCSYVGRRGGGPQAISIGKNCDKFGIVVHELGHVIGFWHEHTRPDRDEHVSINRDNIQQGQEYNFLKMEPGEVDSLGEVYDFGSVMHYAKNTFSRSMFLDTILPRYDVNGVQPTIGQRVKLSKGDIAQARKLYKCPRCGETFQESAGNFSSPDFPNGYSAYVHCVWRISVTPGEKIVLNFTSMDIFKSHSCWYDYVEVRDGFWEKAPLKGRFCGDAVPDVIVSSDSRLWVEFRSSSSLVGKGFSAIYEAVCGGEVQRDSGQIQSPNYPDEYHSNKLCVWKVRVAEGYEVGLSFQSFELESHDSCAYDYVEVRDGDSAHSPLLGRFCGYDKPDDIKSSTNRLWLKFASDVSVNKAGFSAGFFKEMDECSQPDNGGCEQHCLNTLGSYRCACDPGYELATDRSSCETACGAFITQMNGSITSPGWPKEYPPNKNCVWQLVAPIQYRITLVFDAFEAEGNDVCKYDYVEVRSGASADSKLHGKFCGAEKPEAITSLNNNMRVEFKSDNTVSKKGFKAHFFSDMDECSEENGGCQHECVNIMGSYRCQCRSGYMLHDNRHDCKEAGCDLVVNGASGTISSPNWPDKYPSKKACTWTLSTTPGHRIKLTFNEIDMEAHLECAYDHLEIFDGTDTRAPRLSRICGTKKPSPVISGDNTMFLRFFSDNSVQKRGFQASYTAECGGSLNAEVKTKDLYSHAQFGDTNYPGGSDCLWVISAEKGYGVELLFQVFEIEEEPDCGYDYVELYDGADIKSPRLGQFCGSGAPEEIYSAGDALVIKFHSDDSIGKKGFHLHYTSTKFQDTLHVSK
- the LOC133163113 gene encoding bone morphogenetic protein 1-like isoform X1; the protein is MSSDNSLRVCHAADWDYADAKLQYVDDEIDYKDPCKAAAFLGDIALDEEELLMFKDAYKRESAASVKRSYRQHNNRRRRRRAATSRSERIWPDGIIPYVISGNFTGSQRAIFRQAMRHWEKHTCVTFTEMTTEESYIVFTYRPCGCCSYVGRRGGGPQAISIGKNCDKFGIVVHELGHVIGFWHEHTRPDRDEHVSINRDNIQQGQEYNFLKMEPGEVDSLGEVYDFGSVMHYAKNTFSRSMFLDTILPRYDVNGVQPTIGQRVKLSKGDIAQARKLYKCPRCGETFQESAGNFSSPDFPNGYSAYVHCVWRISVTPGEKIVLNFTSMDIFKSHSCWYDYVEVRDGFWEKAPLKGRFCGDAVPDVIVSSDSRLWVEFRSSSSLVGKGFSAIYEAVCGGEVQRDSGQIQSPNYPDEYHSNKLCVWKVRVAEGYEVGLSFQSFELESHDSCAYDYVEVRDGDSAHSPLLGRFCGYDKPDDIKSSTNRLWLKFASDVSVNKAGFSAGFFKEMDECSQPDNGGCEQHCLNTLGSYRCACDPGYELATDRSSCETAACGAFITQMNGSITSPGWPKEYPPNKNCVWQLVAPIQYRITLVFDAFEAEGNDVCKYDYVEVRSGASADSKLHGKFCGAEKPEAITSLNNNMRVEFKSDNTVSKKGFKAHFFSDMDECSEENGGCQHECVNIMGSYRCQCRSGYMLHDNRHDCKEAGCDLVVNGASGTISSPNWPDKYPSKKACTWTLSTTPGHRIKLTFNEIDMEAHLECAYDHLEIFDGTDTRAPRLSRICGTKKPSPVISGDNTMFLRFFSDNSVQKRGFQASYTAGDRKSFLFAKFFLTRLFFSPSNFAVASECGGSLNAEVKTKDLYSHAQFGDTNYPGGSDCLWVISAEKGYGVELLFQVFEIEEEPDCGYDYVELYDGADIKSPRLGQFCGSGAPEEIYSAGDALVIKFHSDDSIGKKGFHLHYTSTKFQDTLHVSK
- the LOC133163113 gene encoding bone morphogenetic protein 1-like isoform X3, with the protein product MSSDNSLRVCHAADWDYADAKLQYVDDEIDYKDPCKAAAFLGDIALDEEELLMFKDAYKRESAASVKRSYRQHNNRRRRRRAATSRSERIWPDGIIPYVISGNFTGSQRAIFRQAMRHWEKHTCVTFTEMTTEESYIVFTYRPCGCCSYVGRRGGGPQAISIGKNCDKFGIVVHELGHVIGFWHEHTRPDRDEHVSINRDNIQQGQEYNFLKMEPGEVDSLGEVYDFGSVMHYAKNTFSRSMFLDTILPRYDVNGVQPTIGQRVKLSKGDIAQARKLYKCPRCGETFQESAGNFSSPDFPNGYSAYVHCVWRISVTPGEKIVLNFTSMDIFKSHSCWYDYVEVRDGFWEKAPLKGRFCGDAVPDVIVSSDSRLWVEFRSSSSLVGKGFSAIYEAVCGGEVQRDSGQIQSPNYPDEYHSNKLCVWKVRVAEGYEVGLSFQSFELESHDSCAYDYVEVRDGDSAHSPLLGRFCGYDKPDDIKSSTNRLWLKFASDVSVNKAGFSAGFFKEMDECSQPDNGGCEQHCLNTLGSYRCACDPGYELATDRSSCETAACGAFITQMNGSITSPGWPKEYPPNKNCVWQLVAPIQYRITLVFDAFEAEGNDVCKYDYVEVRSGASADSKLHGKFCGAEKPEAITSLNNNMRVEFKSDNTVSKKGFKAHFFSDMDECSEENGGCQHECVNIMGSYRCQCRSGYMLHDNRHDCKEAGCDLVVNGASGTISSPNWPDKYPSKKACTWTLSTTPGHRIKLTFNEIDMEAHLECAYDHLEIFDGTDTRAPRLSRICGTKKPSPVISGDNTMFLRFFSDNSVQKRGFQASYTAECGGSLNAEVKTKDLYSHAQFGDTNYPGGSDCLWVISAEKGYGVELLFQVFEIEEEPDCGYDYVELYDGADIKSPRLGQFCGSGAPEEIYSAGDALVIKFHSDDSIGKKGFHLHYTSTKFQDTLHVSK